A part of Drosophila ananassae strain 14024-0371.13 chromosome 2R, ASM1763931v2, whole genome shotgun sequence genomic DNA contains:
- the LOC123257060 gene encoding uncharacterized protein LOC123257060, with translation HAKCAGFTASVSDAISRRSASPPLKQIFVSPLASGTSEIDIS, from the exons cacgctaagtgtgccgggttcacggcctcagtttcggatgcaatctcacgtaggtct GCGAGCCCACCATTGAAGCAGATTTTTGTTTCCCCGCTTGCCTCTggtacttctgagattgatatctcg